The following are encoded together in the Planococcus antarcticus DSM 14505 genome:
- a CDS encoding 3-ketoacyl-ACP reductase: protein MQNLTGKNALITGAGRGIGRATAIAFAAEGINVGLVGRTAGNLENVAAELAQYGVKTVYAVADVADPEAVNAAVEHIITELGPIDILINNAGIGKFGKFLDLSPEEFKGIIDTNLMGVYYVTHAVLPQMIERQSGDIINISSTAGQKGAPVTSAYSASKFGVMGLTESLMLEVRKHNIRVSALTPSTVATDLAIDENLTDGNPDKVMQPEDLAEMMVAQLKLHPRVLLKSAGLWSTNP from the coding sequence ATGCAAAACTTAACAGGAAAAAATGCGTTGATTACAGGAGCTGGGAGAGGAATTGGCCGAGCTACAGCCATCGCTTTTGCAGCAGAAGGCATCAATGTAGGGCTTGTCGGACGCACAGCCGGCAACCTTGAGAACGTGGCAGCAGAATTGGCGCAATACGGAGTAAAAACAGTATATGCCGTGGCTGATGTAGCTGATCCCGAAGCAGTCAATGCAGCAGTTGAGCATATCATAACCGAGCTAGGCCCTATTGATATTTTGATCAATAATGCTGGCATCGGTAAATTCGGCAAGTTCCTTGACTTGTCACCTGAAGAATTCAAAGGAATCATCGATACCAATCTGATGGGCGTGTATTATGTTACTCACGCTGTACTGCCTCAAATGATCGAACGCCAATCAGGCGACATCATTAATATTTCATCAACAGCCGGACAAAAAGGTGCTCCGGTGACAAGTGCTTATAGCGCATCGAAGTTCGGTGTTATGGGATTGACAGAATCGTTGATGCTGGAAGTCAGAAAACACAATATCCGCGTCAGCGCCCTAACACCAAGCACGGTTGCCACTGACCTGGCAATTGATGAAAACCTGACCGACGGCAACCCAGATAAAGTCATGCAGCCAGAAGATTTGGCTGAAATGATGGTCGCGCAATTGAAACTCCATCCACGTGTTTTACTGAAATCAGCTGGACTTTGGTCAACTAACCCGTAA
- the selB gene encoding selenocysteine-specific translation elongation factor: MEERYFTVGMAGHIDHGKTSLTKALTNVETDRLKEEKERGISIESGYAPLNLEAGVSVSIVDVPGHERFIRQMIAGVAGIDLVVLVVAADEGIMPQTEEHLEILQFLGVERCIVAISKIDRVDEVMLELVKDDVKERLLKTAFHEAPYVALDSLSGKGIDELKQIILTELKAMKFRDAYGSFRLPIDQVFTVQGQGTVVRGTVYEGVVRKASQLLLLPGGIFVKARQIQVHHEESKQARAGQRTAINLSGIERTAVKRGDVLVDSDHFLVTDTIDVALQVIGRKFAPLKQRTAVRLHIGTSEVMGKIVFFDRKELEQTPDEVLCQIRLDEKIVVRRGDRFILRRPSPMETIGGGWVIQPNGDKYRFGNETIDMLRHHQQGTPQDLVIDALNKYILLDLKQLMQQTSLAGIILKETLKEGLASRVWLEVSRQGYSLTKTFIKIKDELLARLQQFHEDFPMRTGMGKAELVQSVSATYPKSLLEYSLNLLLEQNEIQRSGQFVALTPFSPNLPKKWHVRIEQIIGTLEKDGFQAKKWEDYFIGSPLPKLEIAELTSYLLESGQAYRLREDTIIHHTAFENALNKLRQQTGPSFDLKQAKDILNLSRKYMIPFLELLDGLNYTRRTEDQRHWMEDRT, from the coding sequence ATGGAAGAACGGTATTTTACGGTTGGCATGGCCGGACATATTGATCATGGCAAGACCAGTTTGACGAAAGCTTTGACCAACGTGGAGACGGACCGATTAAAAGAGGAAAAAGAACGGGGCATTTCCATTGAGTCGGGCTACGCGCCATTAAATTTGGAAGCTGGTGTTTCTGTGTCGATTGTCGATGTGCCAGGACATGAACGGTTTATTCGGCAGATGATTGCAGGCGTTGCTGGAATCGATTTGGTCGTTCTGGTTGTTGCAGCGGATGAAGGAATCATGCCGCAAACCGAAGAGCATTTGGAAATCCTGCAGTTTTTAGGCGTGGAACGGTGCATCGTAGCCATTTCAAAAATAGACCGTGTCGATGAAGTCATGCTTGAATTGGTAAAGGATGATGTTAAAGAACGGCTGTTGAAAACGGCTTTTCATGAAGCACCCTATGTTGCGCTCGACAGTTTATCTGGTAAGGGAATAGACGAATTAAAGCAAATAATTTTAACGGAATTAAAGGCAATGAAATTCCGTGACGCCTATGGTTCATTCCGTTTGCCAATCGACCAAGTGTTTACGGTCCAAGGGCAGGGCACTGTCGTCAGAGGGACGGTATATGAGGGTGTTGTCCGGAAAGCTTCACAGCTACTGCTCTTGCCAGGAGGAATTTTTGTGAAAGCGAGACAAATCCAAGTGCACCACGAGGAAAGCAAGCAAGCGCGAGCTGGACAGCGGACTGCGATCAATCTCAGCGGTATCGAACGGACGGCCGTAAAGCGTGGAGATGTGCTGGTAGATTCGGATCATTTCCTGGTGACGGATACCATTGATGTTGCGTTGCAGGTGATTGGACGGAAGTTCGCGCCCCTCAAGCAGCGGACAGCTGTTAGGCTTCATATCGGCACCTCTGAAGTAATGGGCAAGATCGTCTTTTTCGACCGAAAGGAGCTTGAGCAGACGCCGGACGAAGTGCTATGTCAAATTCGTCTGGATGAAAAGATAGTGGTCCGTCGGGGAGACCGTTTCATTCTGCGGCGGCCAAGTCCGATGGAGACGATTGGTGGCGGTTGGGTCATTCAGCCAAACGGCGACAAGTACCGGTTCGGCAATGAAACCATCGATATGCTTCGCCACCATCAGCAGGGAACGCCACAGGATTTAGTGATTGATGCTTTGAACAAATACATCCTGCTCGACCTGAAACAGCTTATGCAGCAGACTTCATTGGCTGGAATCATCTTAAAAGAAACTTTGAAGGAAGGCTTGGCTTCTAGGGTCTGGCTGGAAGTTTCGCGCCAGGGCTATAGCTTGACCAAAACCTTCATCAAAATAAAAGATGAATTGCTGGCGAGACTGCAGCAGTTTCATGAAGACTTTCCGATGCGAACCGGCATGGGAAAAGCAGAGCTTGTTCAGTCAGTGAGCGCTACCTATCCGAAATCTCTTCTTGAGTACAGCCTGAATTTATTGCTAGAACAAAATGAGATCCAGCGATCCGGTCAGTTCGTAGCTTTGACTCCCTTTAGCCCGAATCTTCCGAAAAAATGGCATGTGCGAATAGAACAAATTATTGGCACTTTGGAAAAGGATGGCTTCCAAGCAAAAAAATGGGAAGACTACTTTATAGGAAGCCCTTTACCGAAGTTGGAAATTGCTGAACTTACCTCTTACTTGCTTGAAAGTGGACAGGCTTATCGGTTGAGAGAAGATACAATCATTCACCATACGGCTTTTGAAAATGCCTTAAACAAGTTGCGGCAGCAGACAGGCCCTTCTTTTGATTTAAAGCAGGCGAAAGACATCCTCAATCTGTCACGTAAATACATGATCCCGTTTCTGGAGTTGCTGGACGGGCTGAACTATACAAGACGGACAGAAGATCAGCGTCATTGGATGGAGGACAGAACATGA
- a CDS encoding glycerate kinase — protein sequence MKILIAPDSFKGSMTAIEAAEAMAGGIQEASPQTTSVMMPIADGGEGTMAALVSATGGKLVRAIVEDPLGRKITASYGVLGDQKTCVVELAEASGLTLLTTAEQNPLLASTYGTGELIAHALDAGYRKFIIGLGGSATNDAGIGMLQALGMKFLDIYGVELGPGTVALNGLSKIDLFGFDKRIMESRFLIASDVENPLIGPQGASAVFGPQKGATPEMVKTLDAVLTNFADLVERFTGMALHHKKGAGAAGGAGGAFQAFFLGEMRLGIDLILEAMNFEEQLLDADLVLTGEGKTDAQTLSGKAPFGIAEAANRHGKPVILISGTIAESDKEQLTPYFTEIHAVADEKISAEESIANAYSYVKIKTEKVIESYLKKQGLQ from the coding sequence ATGAAAATCTTGATAGCACCTGATTCATTCAAAGGAAGCATGACAGCGATAGAAGCCGCCGAAGCGATGGCTGGAGGGATTCAAGAAGCGTCTCCACAAACTACTTCAGTTATGATGCCAATAGCTGATGGCGGGGAAGGAACCATGGCGGCACTGGTTTCGGCAACTGGCGGAAAATTGGTCAGAGCGATTGTTGAAGATCCGCTGGGGCGGAAAATCACAGCGAGTTACGGCGTTCTTGGAGATCAGAAAACCTGTGTTGTGGAATTGGCGGAAGCTTCAGGACTTACTCTTTTGACAACGGCCGAACAGAATCCTTTGCTGGCTTCAACCTATGGAACCGGTGAACTGATCGCCCATGCACTGGATGCGGGCTACAGGAAGTTCATTATCGGCCTTGGTGGGAGTGCAACGAATGATGCCGGAATTGGCATGCTTCAGGCTTTGGGCATGAAATTCCTTGATATCTATGGTGTGGAATTGGGGCCAGGGACTGTGGCATTAAATGGCTTGTCGAAGATTGATCTCTTTGGATTTGATAAACGCATCATGGAAAGCCGTTTTTTGATTGCCAGTGATGTTGAAAATCCATTAATCGGTCCTCAAGGCGCATCGGCCGTTTTTGGCCCGCAAAAAGGAGCGACACCTGAAATGGTGAAGACGCTCGATGCAGTCTTAACTAATTTTGCCGATCTGGTTGAGCGTTTTACCGGCATGGCCCTGCACCACAAAAAAGGGGCGGGTGCTGCCGGCGGTGCGGGAGGGGCATTCCAAGCGTTCTTTTTAGGCGAAATGCGGCTGGGAATTGACCTTATACTGGAAGCGATGAATTTCGAAGAACAGCTGCTTGATGCTGATTTAGTGCTGACCGGAGAAGGGAAAACCGATGCCCAAACGCTATCCGGAAAAGCTCCTTTCGGCATCGCGGAAGCAGCCAATCGGCACGGCAAACCGGTTATCCTGATTTCCGGTACGATTGCCGAATCGGACAAAGAGCAGCTAACGCCATATTTCACGGAAATTCATGCCGTCGCGGATGAAAAAATTTCGGCGGAAGAATCCATAGCGAATGCTTACAGCTATGTAAAAATTAAAACTGAAAAAGTAATAGAATCATATTTGAAGAAACAAGGTTTGCAATGA
- the selA gene encoding L-seryl-tRNA(Sec) selenium transferase — protein sequence MKQYLRQLPAVHELQKDPRFDSLKTAYNLNGVQLTKFLQREISSLRQRLLAKELAIEEVAPDFARQLFRSVEVQISLWQEDRLARVINGTGTVLHTNLGRSRLSDAAIEHVVRTAANYSNLEYHLMEGKRGSRHDIIEDLLIEATGAEAVMVVNNNAAAVFLILSALAKQREVIVSRGQLVEIGGSFRVSSIMEESGARLVEVGTTNKTHLFDYEQALSEETAMIMKVHTSNFKMIGFTKTVETEELAKLMEKHKDVLFYEDLGSGALYDFKKHGIGDEPLVREVIESGVDLVSFSGDKLLGGPQAGLIAGKKELIDRLKKHQLARVLRIDKMTLAALEETLKSYLAGPEKIAELPTVRDIIRPAADIKIQAQSFISSLQSSSGKYHSELQESTSQIGGGTMPGVEIPTFIAAIAHENLSADQLSIRLRQTKPAIVSRIQDEQVCIDFRTIDCSEMEALLAGFLASE from the coding sequence ATGAAACAGTATTTGCGGCAGCTACCAGCCGTCCATGAATTGCAGAAAGACCCGCGTTTTGACAGCTTGAAAACAGCGTATAATCTGAACGGTGTGCAGCTTACCAAATTTCTGCAACGCGAAATCAGCAGTCTGCGGCAACGTTTGCTGGCAAAAGAACTAGCGATTGAAGAGGTTGCTCCTGATTTTGCAAGACAGCTTTTCAGGTCAGTTGAAGTTCAAATCAGTTTGTGGCAAGAAGATCGTTTGGCACGGGTGATCAACGGAACCGGGACAGTGCTGCATACCAATTTGGGACGGTCTCGTTTAAGCGATGCGGCAATCGAGCATGTCGTAAGAACGGCTGCGAATTATTCCAATCTGGAATATCATTTAATGGAAGGAAAGCGCGGATCACGCCACGACATCATCGAAGATTTATTGATAGAAGCGACGGGAGCGGAAGCAGTAATGGTCGTAAACAATAATGCTGCAGCGGTATTTCTGATTTTAAGTGCTCTGGCCAAGCAGCGGGAAGTCATTGTCTCCCGAGGGCAATTGGTTGAGATCGGCGGTTCTTTCCGGGTGTCCTCTATTATGGAAGAAAGCGGTGCGCGTCTTGTTGAAGTGGGGACGACCAACAAGACCCATCTCTTCGATTACGAGCAGGCACTGAGCGAAGAAACCGCCATGATCATGAAAGTGCATACCAGCAATTTCAAGATGATCGGTTTTACCAAGACGGTTGAAACTGAAGAGCTAGCCAAATTGATGGAAAAGCACAAGGATGTCCTCTTTTATGAAGATTTGGGGAGCGGCGCGCTTTACGATTTTAAAAAACATGGTATCGGTGATGAACCTCTCGTCCGGGAAGTGATCGAAAGCGGGGTGGATCTCGTTTCTTTCAGCGGCGATAAACTGCTGGGCGGTCCGCAGGCTGGTTTGATTGCCGGTAAAAAAGAACTGATTGACCGATTGAAAAAGCATCAATTGGCGCGCGTATTGCGCATCGACAAAATGACACTGGCAGCGCTGGAAGAAACCTTGAAAAGCTATTTGGCAGGACCTGAAAAGATTGCTGAACTGCCCACAGTCCGAGACATTATACGTCCTGCAGCAGACATTAAAATCCAAGCGCAGTCGTTTATCAGTTCTTTGCAATCAAGCTCTGGAAAGTACCATAGTGAGCTTCAGGAAAGCACCTCGCAAATAGGAGGGGGCACCATGCCGGGAGTGGAAATTCCCACCTTTATTGCAGCAATTGCACACGAAAATTTAAGTGCGGACCAATTATCGATTCGTCTCAGGCAGACTAAGCCGGCAATAGTATCACGAATCCAGGATGAACAGGTGTGCATTGATTTCCGAACTATCGATTGTTCCGAGATGGAAGCGTTGCTAGCAGGGTTTTTGGCCAGTGAATAA
- the selD gene encoding selenide, water dikinase SelD, protein MVEKENVRLTSLSTKGGUGCKIGPEDLAQVLRHLPKNVDDPNLLVGLETADDAGVYKINDETALVQTLDFFTPIVDDAYMFGQIGAANALSDVYAMGGKPLTVMNIVAFPINTLDKSILADILAGASDKVKESGAALVGGHSIDDQEPKFGLSVTGTIHPDRIRSNAGAKPGDRLILTKPIGVGILTTAIKQGILEKEDLDEVMNVMATLNKTAAEVMDKFTVNACTDVTGFGLLGHTMEIAKGGNVGVTVNNHDVPVLSRAKELAAQNVIPGGTRKNRQWLADDIDYADSISEIDQLILCDAVTSGGLLISVPEAQADALQRELLENNVQSAIIGNVTSENAGRIQVI, encoded by the coding sequence ATGGTTGAAAAAGAAAACGTAAGACTGACTTCTTTATCTACAAAAGGCGGTTGAGGCTGCAAAATTGGTCCTGAGGACCTGGCGCAGGTTCTGCGTCACTTACCGAAAAATGTAGATGATCCAAACTTGCTGGTCGGTCTGGAAACAGCTGACGATGCAGGCGTTTATAAAATTAATGATGAAACGGCATTGGTCCAGACCTTGGATTTCTTTACTCCCATCGTGGATGACGCCTATATGTTTGGCCAGATTGGTGCAGCCAATGCGCTAAGCGATGTTTACGCCATGGGTGGCAAGCCGTTGACTGTTATGAATATCGTTGCTTTCCCGATCAATACCTTAGATAAGAGTATTTTAGCCGATATTTTGGCTGGTGCTTCCGACAAGGTCAAGGAATCTGGTGCTGCTTTAGTCGGCGGCCATTCAATTGATGACCAAGAGCCAAAATTTGGACTTTCTGTTACAGGCACCATCCACCCTGATCGTATCCGCTCCAATGCGGGCGCAAAACCGGGCGATCGCCTGATTCTCACTAAACCCATTGGAGTTGGTATTTTAACTACTGCCATCAAACAAGGAATCCTTGAAAAAGAGGATTTGGATGAAGTCATGAACGTCATGGCCACGTTGAATAAAACCGCAGCAGAAGTGATGGATAAATTCACTGTCAACGCTTGCACCGATGTAACCGGATTTGGTCTACTTGGTCATACAATGGAAATCGCCAAGGGCGGCAACGTCGGTGTTACAGTGAATAACCATGATGTACCTGTTCTTTCTCGCGCAAAAGAGCTCGCAGCACAAAACGTCATTCCGGGCGGCACACGCAAAAATCGCCAATGGCTTGCGGATGACATCGATTATGCTGATAGCATCAGTGAAATCGATCAATTGATCCTATGTGATGCAGTCACTTCCGGTGGCTTGCTGATTTCAGTTCCGGAAGCACAAGCTGATGCATTGCAGCGTGAACTGCTGGAAAACAATGTCCAATCCGCCATTATCGGAAATGTGACAAGTGAAAATGCAGGACGGATTCAAGTAATATAA
- the phnD gene encoding phosphate/phosphite/phosphonate ABC transporter substrate-binding protein has protein sequence MKKWILTGSILLLAFFLSACGNGSTENESSTTSGNEEPFTIGVIPAQTEGEMQTAMDKLQTILSEELDREVEIEVYPDYNGVVESMNYDQIDMAYLGPLTYVIAEANSNAQAIITQLVDGEPFYHSYIITHKDNPATSLDELLENPGEVQFAFGDPNSTSGSLIPSIELQDRGVYESEQENQFETARFTGSHDATALSVQNKQVDAGAIDSAIYNQLLESGKIDGAQLKIVWESEPLFQYPWAVLESTDDETVTKLREAFLAIEDPEILDAFGATGFTEATNADYESIKQAAIKQGIIEE, from the coding sequence ATGAAAAAATGGATTTTAACCGGCTCTATCCTTTTGCTGGCATTTTTCCTGTCAGCCTGCGGAAATGGTTCAACTGAAAATGAAAGTTCAACGACGTCTGGTAACGAGGAGCCCTTCACAATCGGTGTGATCCCGGCCCAAACAGAAGGCGAGATGCAAACTGCAATGGATAAACTGCAAACAATCCTGAGCGAAGAATTGGATCGCGAGGTCGAAATCGAAGTTTATCCCGATTACAATGGTGTCGTGGAATCGATGAATTACGACCAGATTGATATGGCTTACCTTGGTCCTTTAACGTATGTCATTGCTGAAGCAAACAGCAACGCCCAAGCAATTATCACCCAATTGGTCGATGGCGAACCATTCTATCATTCATATATCATCACCCATAAAGACAATCCCGCTACGTCCCTAGATGAATTATTGGAAAATCCAGGAGAAGTCCAGTTTGCTTTTGGTGACCCAAATTCCACTTCTGGTTCATTGATTCCTTCTATCGAATTGCAGGACCGCGGAGTGTACGAGTCTGAACAGGAAAATCAATTTGAAACTGCCCGTTTTACTGGATCACACGATGCAACAGCATTGTCTGTCCAAAACAAACAGGTTGATGCCGGTGCCATCGACAGCGCTATTTACAATCAACTATTGGAATCGGGCAAAATCGATGGAGCCCAATTAAAAATTGTCTGGGAATCTGAGCCTTTGTTCCAATACCCATGGGCTGTACTCGAAAGTACAGATGATGAAACTGTCACAAAATTGCGGGAAGCATTTTTGGCGATAGAAGATCCTGAAATCCTTGATGCATTTGGTGCTACCGGCTTTACAGAAGCCACCAATGCAGATTACGAAAGCATCAAACAAGCCGCTATAAAGCAAGGAATCATTGAAGAATAG
- a CDS encoding glycosyltransferase — translation MKIVLASPNYPQLRGNTITVQRIADNLKNLGVETEIISTTNENVIHSFPVTDVIHGFHAYNFYQFLQKLDSKPAHYIVTMTGTDLNQDLFNPDKRLDVLTCLHESDAIHVFDKKAEELLIKEGPWLTNKIFIMAQGNQTSSTGVSSFTKEPDSLLFFLPAGIRKVKNIPVAISMLQELYQSYPQLRLWLVGPILEEEEGRIVMELIDRHKDWICYLGQVPHEEMGAVYRQTDVVLNTSLSEGQPATILEAMGHALPVLASDIPGNSSIISDRKTGLLYKTRNEFLDYAEKLVNNNKIRQSIGQSAEAYVKQHHSSEREAETLLKVYQHILK, via the coding sequence ATGAAAATTGTTTTAGCGTCACCAAATTATCCGCAACTTCGCGGAAACACCATAACGGTACAACGCATCGCAGATAATCTTAAAAACCTGGGTGTGGAGACGGAAATCATATCGACAACAAATGAGAATGTCATCCATTCATTTCCAGTTACCGATGTCATACACGGGTTCCACGCTTATAATTTCTATCAGTTCCTGCAGAAACTGGACTCAAAACCTGCACACTATATCGTCACCATGACAGGCACCGATTTGAATCAGGACCTGTTTAATCCTGATAAACGGCTGGATGTCCTTACTTGCTTGCATGAATCGGATGCTATTCACGTGTTTGATAAAAAAGCAGAAGAATTGCTGATAAAAGAAGGTCCATGGTTGACTAATAAAATTTTTATTATGGCTCAAGGAAATCAGACTTCTTCCACAGGGGTCTCCTCTTTCACAAAAGAACCGGACAGCTTGTTGTTCTTCCTGCCGGCAGGCATCCGAAAAGTGAAAAACATCCCAGTTGCGATTTCAATGCTCCAGGAGCTCTACCAAAGCTACCCTCAACTTCGGCTATGGCTGGTCGGTCCTATTCTTGAAGAAGAGGAAGGTCGAATAGTAATGGAACTTATCGATCGCCATAAAGATTGGATCTGTTACCTTGGACAAGTTCCTCACGAAGAGATGGGTGCCGTTTATCGTCAGACCGATGTTGTTTTAAATACATCCCTGTCAGAAGGCCAACCGGCGACGATTTTAGAGGCGATGGGCCATGCATTGCCCGTGCTCGCTTCAGACATTCCAGGCAATAGCAGCATCATTTCCGATAGGAAAACAGGGTTATTATATAAAACTCGAAACGAATTCCTTGATTATGCCGAAAAGCTCGTGAATAATAACAAAATAAGGCAAAGCATCGGCCAGTCCGCTGAAGCTTACGTAAAGCAGCATCATTCAAGCGAACGCGAAGCCGAAACTTTGTTGAAGGTTTATCAACATATCTTAAAATAA
- a CDS encoding MFS transporter, with product MGQNQKQQAMLLDYIESPKKVKALYRRTLWIVVLSQIFGGAGLAAGVTVGALLAQDMLGTDRFAGAPVALFTLGSAAAALIIGRLSQRFSRRTGLASGFLAGGIGAIGVVMAALSNNVFLLFASLLVYGAGTATNLQARYAGTDLATVKQRGTAISIALVSTTFGAFAGPNLIGVMGRVAESISIPALAGPFILAAVAFSIAGIVLLVFLRPDPLLVSKAIMEHQQNLEVSSVDIEPVDSAINKKGVVLGSTVMVLTQLIMFAIMTMTPIHMGHYGHDLGDVGLVISIHIAAMYLPSIVTGILVDRLGRIVMTVASGVTFMAAGIFAAVAPSDSLLVLIVALALLGLGWNFGLISGTTLIVDSTHPSTRAKTQGTVDVLVALAGATGGGLSGLVMAQSSYAVMSLGGGFLALLLIPVVLWSTKKTTKVNS from the coding sequence ATGGGGCAAAACCAAAAACAGCAGGCGATGCTGCTGGACTATATCGAATCACCTAAAAAGGTCAAGGCATTGTATCGCCGCACATTGTGGATTGTTGTGCTGTCGCAGATTTTTGGAGGCGCAGGGTTGGCGGCCGGGGTAACTGTTGGAGCCCTTCTCGCACAGGATATGCTGGGCACTGATCGGTTTGCTGGCGCACCAGTTGCCCTATTCACGCTGGGATCAGCCGCTGCAGCGCTTATTATCGGCCGGCTTTCCCAACGCTTCAGCCGGCGAACCGGATTGGCTTCAGGATTTTTGGCAGGTGGAATCGGAGCAATTGGCGTTGTCATGGCAGCGCTATCGAATAATGTGTTTCTACTTTTTGCATCCTTGCTGGTCTATGGAGCAGGCACGGCCACAAATTTGCAAGCACGTTATGCAGGTACGGACTTGGCAACTGTTAAACAGCGGGGGACTGCTATCAGCATTGCTTTGGTTTCAACGACTTTTGGCGCGTTTGCTGGTCCGAATTTAATCGGGGTAATGGGCAGGGTTGCGGAATCGATCAGTATTCCAGCTTTAGCTGGTCCCTTTATCTTAGCTGCCGTGGCATTTAGTATAGCAGGCATAGTGCTGCTAGTTTTCCTGCGCCCAGATCCGTTGCTGGTATCAAAAGCGATAATGGAACATCAGCAAAATCTTGAAGTGAGTTCGGTAGACATAGAACCGGTAGATTCTGCTATCAATAAAAAAGGTGTTGTACTAGGGTCGACCGTTATGGTTCTGACCCAGTTGATTATGTTTGCGATCATGACGATGACACCCATTCACATGGGGCATTATGGCCACGATCTTGGAGACGTCGGTTTGGTCATCAGCATCCATATAGCTGCGATGTACTTGCCATCGATTGTCACCGGGATCCTCGTCGATAGATTAGGCCGGATTGTCATGACGGTAGCGTCGGGAGTGACATTCATGGCTGCAGGAATCTTTGCTGCTGTGGCGCCAAGCGATTCTTTATTGGTGCTGATTGTCGCGTTGGCTCTACTAGGACTTGGCTGGAACTTCGGATTGATTAGCGGAACCACGCTGATTGTCGACTCGACTCATCCATCCACGCGCGCAAAAACGCAAGGTACTGTTGACGTATTGGTTGCGCTGGCAGGAGCGACAGGCGGTGGGCTTTCAGGACTAGTGATGGCGCAGTCAAGCTATGCCGTAATGTCTTTGGGCGGAGGATTCCTCGCACTTTTATTAATACCGGTTGTTCTGTGGTCAACAAAAAAGACAACCAAAGTGAATAGTTGA
- a CDS encoding IS1380 family transposase, translating to MATLPQISLDFNRQIKLSNDGGSLSSDTGAFLFKEFDVKLGFSQTVAKHLHLKDTRSHWIHSNEKLFGQKIYQIIAGYAEDDAADHLTDDPIFTQVLGQGALASQPSLSRFWPRFNPEAMIQLQQANQELLDKVHRHRKAEAIIFDLDSTHADTYGNQCDAAYNAHYGTVGFHPLVAFDGITGDFLKAQLRPGNVYTSNGVVDFIRPLIEHYNEQFPETTPFIRGDSGFAVPALYELCEKESVYYVIRLKSNAILQCLAEEYHPSSTPSDSTKTEYHVSETTYQAKKWDKPRKVVIQSARPAGELFFTHTFFVTNFTDVFSPEAIVRTYQKRGTMENYIKEAKNGFGFDRMNSHSYQVNEAKMMLSLLAYNLVNWLRTLTFPEGQKKMQIQTIRTRLVKVASKLVKSGRSLYFKLSSSFVYQDFFWKILARIQQLKIE from the coding sequence ATGGCTACATTACCGCAAATATCCCTTGATTTCAATCGTCAGATCAAATTATCAAATGATGGAGGTTCACTTTCCTCAGATACCGGCGCGTTCCTGTTCAAGGAATTCGACGTAAAGCTTGGCTTTTCGCAAACCGTGGCGAAGCATCTTCATTTGAAAGATACTCGTTCTCATTGGATCCATTCGAACGAAAAATTATTCGGCCAGAAAATCTACCAGATAATAGCGGGTTATGCGGAAGATGATGCTGCGGACCACCTGACGGACGATCCGATTTTCACTCAAGTTCTCGGACAAGGAGCGTTAGCTTCCCAACCCAGTCTATCTCGTTTTTGGCCACGTTTTAATCCGGAAGCGATGATTCAATTACAACAAGCCAACCAGGAACTGCTCGATAAAGTGCATCGGCACCGGAAAGCTGAAGCGATCATCTTCGATCTGGACTCGACACATGCCGATACCTACGGCAACCAGTGCGATGCGGCGTACAATGCCCATTACGGGACGGTCGGTTTCCATCCGTTGGTCGCTTTTGACGGGATCACCGGTGATTTCTTGAAAGCCCAGCTGCGCCCCGGCAATGTCTACACATCCAACGGAGTCGTGGATTTCATCCGGCCGCTGATTGAACATTATAATGAACAGTTTCCTGAGACGACGCCGTTCATCCGCGGGGACAGTGGGTTTGCCGTTCCGGCTTTGTATGAACTATGTGAAAAGGAATCGGTCTATTACGTCATCCGGCTCAAATCCAATGCCATCCTGCAATGTCTTGCGGAGGAATACCATCCATCTTCGACACCATCTGACAGCACAAAGACCGAATATCATGTTTCAGAAACAACCTATCAGGCGAAAAAATGGGATAAGCCCCGGAAAGTCGTCATCCAGTCCGCACGGCCTGCGGGTGAATTGTTCTTTACCCATACATTTTTTGTGACGAATTTCACGGACGTGTTCTCCCCGGAAGCCATTGTCCGCACCTATCAAAAAAGAGGAACCATGGAAAATTACATCAAAGAAGCTAAAAATGGGTTTGGATTTGATCGAATGAACAGCCATTCCTACCAAGTGAACGAAGCGAAAATGATGCTAAGCCTGTTGGCTTATAATTTAGTGAATTGGCTGCGCACATTAACGTTTCCGGAAGGGCAAAAGAAGATGCAGATCCAGACCATCCGGACACGACTGGTAAAAGTGGCCAGTAAGCTGGTGAAGTCAGGACGGTCTCTTTACTTCAAATTGTCTTCCAGTTTTGTCTACCAAGACTTCTTTTGGAAAATCCTCGCCCGGATTCAACAGCTGAAAATCGAATAG